In Thunnus maccoyii chromosome 3, fThuMac1.1, whole genome shotgun sequence, the following proteins share a genomic window:
- the LOC121889240 gene encoding cytochrome c1, heme protein, mitochondrial — translation MAALRVVVLTGTGRALLSAPKTIKTPKANMSFASLPRSKKVALTTLGVVTAGGAGLALMLHQSVKASDLELHPPNYPWSHAGPLSSLDHASIRRGYQVYKQVCSACHSMEYLAFRNLVGVSHTEQEVSAIAEEIEVVDGPDDNGEMYTRPGKLSDYFPKPYPNPEAARVANNGALPPDLSYIVNARHGGEDYVFSLLTGYCEPPAGVTLRDGLYYNPYFPGQAIGMAPPIYNEVLEYEDGTPATMSQVAKDVCTFLRWAAEPEHDQRKRMGLKMLMGAGILIPLLYYMKRHRWSVLKSRKIAYKPPK, via the exons ATGGCGGCGTTACGAGTCGTGGTCCTTACGGGGACTGGGAGAGCCCTCCTCAGCGCTCCGAAAACTATCAAGACCCCTAAG GCCAACATGTCCTTCGCCAGTCTGCCACGGAGCAAGAAGGTCGCCCTGACGACGCTAGGTGTGGTGACGGCTGGCGGGGCTGGGCTCGCTCTGATGCTGCACCAGTCGGTCAAAGCCTCTGACCTTGAGCTCCACCCCCCTAATTATCCCTGGAGCCACGCTGGACCTCTGTCGTCTCTGGACCACGCCAG tATTCGTCGTGGCTACCAGGTGTATAAACAGGTGTGTTCAGCCTGCCACAGTATGGAGTACCTGGCCTTCAGAAACCTGGTGGGAGTGTCGCACACAGAGCAAGAGGTTTCGGCCATCGCTGAGGAG ATTGAGGTGGTGGACGGTCCCGACGACAACGGAGAGATGTACACCCGGCCAGGGAAGCTGTCCGACTACTTCCCAAAGCCCTACCCCAACCCCGAGGCAGCCCGAGTCGCCAACAACGGAGCCCTTCCTCCAGACCTCAGCTACATCGTCAATGCCAG ACACGGAGGAGAAGACTACGTGTTCAGCTTGCTGACAGGTTACTGCGAACCTCCAGCAGGAGTGACGTTGAGAGACGGACTCTATTACAACCCTTACTTCCCTGGACAGGCTATCGGCATGGCCCCGCCCATCTACAACGAGGTGCTGGAGTATGAGGATG GAACCCCTGCTACAATGAGCCAGGTTGCTAAGGATGTGTGTACCTTCCTGAGGTGGGCCGCTGAGCCAGAGCATGACCAACGCAAACGCATGGGACTTAAg ATGCTGATGGGTGCCGGCATCCTCATCCCTCTGCTCTACTACATGAAGAGGCACAGGTGGTCTGTGCTGAAGAGCAGGAAGATCGCCTACAAGCCTCCTAAGTAA